In Fibrobacter sp., one DNA window encodes the following:
- a CDS encoding oligosaccharide repeat unit polymerase, with protein sequence MIDFIDQNPVSATCFLVVAFCLFYTWMCKKDFFHPVVIYVFTQCLTLGIAYLKVVPQMTDFQPLTWCVWMGAMVSFAMGALTYYCLAPSQNSSMSVKKVLNLHLDSYSWKKHFICSIFLLLFFLCGVAGISFVAGGLIVFSSDPSHWVSPDIDYGYFPILESTAPLVTCYFVLASFKNLNPYRWIRNVSRVCAVLTPLIAFMCYPNRSTVLLCLGWSIIIYNYVKKRINVKYIVVAMVLVAVFFVFVAQFRSQYGANSIKGMTSRQIVLMPYKYIANNYWNLDYAINPPTDRMIHPFTMGIDALYGMFEYTRFPMAIRDMMGWDNMFNKSVQKVPGFNTTGYLWEVYKDWGVVGTVWFPFFVSFFMCYLYERMSRFATPRNIIFYSLFLYYIGWWWFVEGFKRGLFWLWIYMILFFCWFCGMDVRRKTDELPLITSGIGEEIEEKCELRF encoded by the coding sequence ATGATTGATTTTATTGATCAAAATCCAGTAAGCGCGACATGTTTTCTTGTGGTTGCTTTTTGTCTTTTTTACACATGGATGTGTAAAAAAGATTTTTTTCATCCGGTAGTCATATATGTGTTCACGCAATGCTTGACTTTGGGTATTGCCTATTTAAAAGTCGTGCCGCAAATGACTGATTTTCAGCCCTTAACTTGGTGTGTTTGGATGGGGGCAATGGTTTCGTTTGCGATGGGGGCACTAACGTATTATTGTCTTGCTCCTTCACAAAATAGCTCTATGAGCGTAAAAAAAGTTTTGAATTTGCATTTAGATAGCTATTCCTGGAAAAAGCATTTTATCTGCTCTATTTTTTTATTGTTGTTTTTTTTATGTGGTGTTGCTGGAATAAGTTTTGTTGCGGGTGGTTTAATCGTTTTTTCGTCAGATCCGAGTCATTGGGTTTCTCCGGACATTGATTATGGGTATTTCCCCATTTTGGAATCAACAGCTCCTCTTGTTACCTGCTATTTTGTTCTGGCTTCGTTCAAAAACTTGAATCCGTATAGGTGGATTCGCAACGTGTCAAGAGTGTGCGCCGTGTTAACGCCCTTGATAGCGTTTATGTGCTATCCGAATCGTTCGACTGTACTTTTATGCTTAGGATGGTCCATAATCATTTATAATTATGTGAAAAAGAGAATAAACGTCAAGTACATTGTTGTAGCAATGGTTTTGGTGGCGGTATTTTTCGTTTTTGTGGCCCAATTTCGATCGCAATATGGTGCCAATTCTATAAAGGGAATGACATCTCGCCAAATTGTGTTGATGCCTTACAAATATATAGCCAATAACTATTGGAATTTGGATTATGCCATTAATCCGCCAACGGATCGGATGATTCACCCGTTTACGATGGGTATAGACGCCTTATATGGGATGTTTGAATATACGCGTTTCCCGATGGCGATAAGGGATATGATGGGTTGGGATAATATGTTTAATAAGAGCGTCCAAAAAGTGCCTGGATTTAATACGACCGGTTATTTGTGGGAGGTTTATAAAGATTGGGGCGTTGTTGGAACAGTATGGTTTCCGTTTTTTGTTTCTTTTTTTATGTGCTATTTGTACGAAAGAATGAGTCGATTTGCTACTCCCCGGAACATAATCTTTTATTCGTTGTTTTTATATTACATTGGTTGGTGGTGGTTTGTAGAAGGGTTTAAGCGAGGGTTGTTTTGGCTGTGGATATATATGATATTGTTTTTTTGTTGGTTTTGTGGCATGGATGTACGCAGAAAAACGGACGAACTGCCCTTGATAACGTCGGGTATAGGTGAAGAGATTGAAGAAAAATGCGAATTGCGATTTTGA
- a CDS encoding lipopolysaccharide biosynthesis protein produces the protein MEKQENLTFLELLLRLLNNALAHLKLCTVIIAVPTIAVFVLVMWVIDPVYKASAIITPPSSDGSIGSGIGNFIKSEKNAGGMLGSLLKLSTENESDVVWTIFNSWELHLQVIEHFDLVKHYKFDGKYAADMLKTFRENFSFDYNDENMFQVSIEDKDYRLAAEMVDFMLDKADSAYNAYKTARARQSRIYLEQRLDSCTKELNRHLKKFAKFQSDNNFYDPEIQMESTIKYLNELQAKREDLSLEMEYERDDRGENSKRYEQLHKRYEGVNKALNGTLSGKNGEVGIVSLKKSSELAAEYMQYKSEIKVLEAMYQMLMAQSEEMRLAESKMLTNLHILEPPWENDKKVFPKRGLMLLFTMMISSLMALVVSTLLEKLKQESKNSILAQEIQKLKSAIRL, from the coding sequence GATAATTGCTGTTCCTACTATTGCTGTTTTTGTTCTTGTTATGTGGGTCATTGATCCTGTTTATAAGGCGTCTGCAATTATCACTCCCCCTAGCAGTGATGGTTCCATCGGAAGCGGAATCGGCAATTTTATCAAGTCCGAAAAAAATGCCGGAGGAATGCTTGGTTCTTTGTTGAAATTATCTACTGAAAATGAGTCAGATGTTGTCTGGACAATTTTTAATTCTTGGGAACTGCATTTGCAGGTTATAGAACATTTTGATTTGGTGAAACATTACAAGTTCGATGGAAAGTATGCGGCTGATATGTTGAAAACGTTTAGGGAAAACTTTAGTTTTGACTATAACGACGAAAATATGTTTCAAGTCTCTATCGAGGATAAAGATTACCGGTTGGCTGCAGAAATGGTCGATTTTATGCTGGATAAGGCTGATTCGGCATACAACGCCTATAAGACAGCACGGGCTAGACAATCTCGAATATATCTAGAGCAACGTTTAGATTCTTGCACAAAAGAGCTCAATCGTCATTTGAAAAAATTTGCAAAATTCCAATCGGATAATAATTTTTACGATCCCGAAATCCAGATGGAATCTACCATCAAATATTTAAATGAATTGCAAGCCAAGCGGGAAGATCTTTCTTTGGAAATGGAATATGAAAGAGATGATCGAGGAGAGAATAGCAAGCGTTATGAGCAGTTGCATAAACGTTATGAGGGCGTAAATAAAGCGCTTAATGGCACGTTGAGCGGGAAAAATGGAGAGGTTGGTATTGTTTCGTTGAAAAAATCTTCTGAGCTTGCGGCAGAATATATGCAGTATAAGTCGGAAATAAAGGTTCTTGAAGCTATGTACCAGATGCTGATGGCACAAAGTGAAGAAATGCGGCTGGCGGAATCAAAAATGCTGACCAATTTGCATATTTTGGAGCCCCCATGGGAAAATGATAAGAAAGTGTTTCCCAAGCGTGGTTTGATGCTCTTATTTACAATGATGATATCGTCCCTGATGGCGTTGGTTGTGAGCACACTTTTAGAAAAATTGAAGCAAGAATCAAAAAACTCGATTTTAGCACAAGAAATCCAAAAACTAAAATCTGCCATCAGGCTTTGA